The sequence below is a genomic window from Chiroxiphia lanceolata isolate bChiLan1 chromosome 8, bChiLan1.pri, whole genome shotgun sequence.
ggtcacagcaccaaggctgacagagcttaaggagtgtttggacaacgctctcagggacagggtgggattgtcggggtgtctgtgcagggccagggttggactggatgatccttgtgggtccctctcaactcaggatattctgtgattccgtgattctcTAAACACACTTGTGGCACTGGAAGGGGGatcaaaataagcagaaaacCCGTGTTTGTGCCACACACATGCTTTGACTGTGCAGGGTGAGAAGACAAGCTGGCCTGGGGCCTTCTCATGCAGCTCATGGGTGTGTTGTGACACTTGAGTTAAGTcgaaataaagaaaacaaaccttctCATGATGGAGCTTctctgctggaagcagctgggaTGGATACAGGAGTGGAACCCATCAAGGCAAGCAGAGTGAGCTTAGGAAAACATTGCTTTGgcctttttctgtttatatctTAATGCTCCCCCCAGGTCCTGCAGCATTAAAATCTTGTTTTAGAttgtaaaacaaacagaaggaaaccAAGAGAGTGGGTCTTTAAAGAGCTGAGATGAAGGGAAGGATggagataaagagaaaaatcaatgttATCAGCAACCCACAAAcccatttttaaatgcatgtgtTGAGTAGGGCAAGCAATCTGAGTCCTGTAGCAGCACAAATCATTACCtacagaaaaagaggaggaagaaaagggcaGGGAAGCAATATCCAAGGATTTGAGTAACGTACAGGCACTTTAAAtaactggatgatctttaaggtccttcccacccttaacattctgtgattctactaCCTGTTGTTGTTTCACCAGTACTGGTTTATTGcctgctgagcagcttttcAAAAAGTTCTCTACTAAGAAGGCACCGTGCACTTTCCCTGACAGCTCTTGGTCAGTACTGGAGAAATATTCTCGGTAATTCACCATATTTGTGCCACCATGAAAGAAAACTGCTCTTTTCTTTGTACTTTGAAATAAAGTAGTGGAAGGAGCAGGAATTATGTGTGGTTTGTAGCCCTGTAACTGCTGAGGAAGTGCAGTTAaacagatgtgtgtgtgtatacttAGATTTTTCCATCTCAGGCCTTGCTAAGAGCAGACTTAACACAGGTGGATGTTTGCACACCGGGGTGTTGAGTGATCCCACCATAGCTGCAGGTTCTGCAAATAATCCATTCCTAACTAACTGCTTCCAGACAGGGTTGCCTTGGATTTAATCTCTATTAAAACaacatttactttatttttgtgAAGACCCACAGTAACTCAATCATCATTTGAAAGCATTGCAGCTACTGCTGGTTATCCAGACTTTGTATTCACAAATCAACCCCACTAGTCAGTACCAGGGCTGTTGAATGTGAATGATCATCGAATGTTCACAGCAATATTGTTTTCTATATTACCACTTCTTAccatttagggttttttcttatGTCCTGCACAACTGCCTGTGCTAAAACCAGAGTTTCCTTCTCATAGTAGACCCGTGCTTCTTGTCTCTAAGACCAAAAGAGTTCATCGATCTGTTTTACATCACTTCTTCAGCCAGGGAGATGACAAGTGTTGAAAGCCAACATGAAAGAGAGTGAATTATTAGAAGGATCAAAGGAATTTTTACTTCCTGACCCCGAAGTTTGTGCTGTTTTTTGAGGAATGCTGCTCTCAGTGTGCACCATGAAactgccctgtgctctgggagctACACGGGCGCCTggtgagggcacagccaggcgttctgctgctgtggggttGAGGCTGAGTGCTGCCAAAAATGTTGGCAGGCATGTGCTCATATATTTTATGGCACAGCTATGTCTCCACTGGAGGTTTCTGTCAGCAGCTGTCTTGGTAAGACATTCCTATCTCCACACTTTAGGCTGACGTAGCAAAAGTGACAGAAATCTGTAGCAAAGATCTGATGTGAGGGCATCAGCCACAGAGCGAGGTGGGTTTGGGCAGCTGTGAGAGCAGAGTCACTGTTCTATTTTGCCTCTTTTGAGGCACAGTcaaactgtgctgcttttttgaATCCTGCTTTTCAGGAGCACATTTTGCAGCAGTTTAGCTGCTGTTGACCCGTTACTTTTTGAGCCAGATCATATCCATTATGACAGCTTCTTTTCAGATCCCAGGAAATCATTCTGTTCTTGGAAAATATATTGGCCTGCAAACCAAACTTACCTTTCTAAAGCCTGTGAGCTACTTGAGTAAGTCTTTGAACACTAAACAGTTTGTAAGTCCCCAAGAGAGAAGGAACCTATAATGCCTCTGCTGTCTGGATTGGATGTAAGTTCTGTTTCCCAATCATTTACTGAATAAAAGCACTGAGTAAAGTTATGTATTGCTGTGTGTGTACAAATCTAACTGTTTGCATGTTCTGTATTTGTTGCCAACAGCTGACAAGAAATATTCCAGCATTCTTGGCTCCTTGGAGGTTTTCCCAGTGTGCCTTTAGATCCTCCAAATCGGAACTCAAGCCGAATCTTTCCAGTGATGGAGTTGTCTGTGCTCCACTTCACACATTCACTGAAGAGGAGACAATGCTGAAGAACATGGGTAGCTTTTATCTGTGCAGTTACAATTCAGAAGTATTTAACAAGAAGGGAAATTTTAGCTTAAAatcttattatttatttctggttAAATGTTGTGGGGGGACTGTGCTTTACACCGTGTTTCTTTTGGGGAGGGTCAGGGAACATGTGCATAACCTGTGAGAAGTACCACATTCCTGTTATATTGATCCCAAAAGAGACTGTTGGAATGcttgcacattttctttcttctcctcattGCAGTGACAAAATTTGCTCAGGAGCGAGTGGCACCTTTCGTGCAAAAAATGGATGAGAACTCGAAAATGGAGGACTCCATAATACAGGGATTGTTTGAACAAGGGGTCTGCACACTTTTACTGAATCTTTTGTCCAGAAAGTAACATCATTTTGTGAATCTCTAGCTGTGcccttttcagatttttagaTTTAAGGACTGAAGGATATAATTCAAAAGAAGCAAGAAGtcattaaaattttagttttatcaacagcaagaaaactttaatttcctttttactgcATTATCACTCTCCATGTTATAATATTTTTTgcacctctccctcccccacaTCACATTATTATATATCTTTTAGTTCCTTGCCAtcccttccttgcttttttttttaattggataaGCATAATTGCATAGAATGCTGGAAATGCCATGACCGATAACTGTTGCTGGAAAAGAGTATCAGGAGTCCTCTATGCCCTACTGGGCAGCCACGAGGACTTTTGTTGCAGATATCCTGGTGTTCATTCCTGGATTCAGTTTTACCCTTTCCTGCTATCAGACCTAAAGCTGATCCTTAAGTTGTTTCCCagcctaaacaattctgtgaagAACTGTCAGTTTGTTAAGGGTATTGAAGGAAAACGAGTTTTGGGGAAGGATCTGCAAATGCTCACATTCTGTGGGTTTTATGTTAATCTCTTGAGTATCAGCTTGGACTGGAGAGTTGTTGACAGGAACTAACAGATTGATATATTTGCACCTTTTCCATTTCAGCTGATGAGTATTGAGCTTGGGGAGGAATATGGAGGAACTGgagcttcatttttttcaaccATATTGGCAGTAGAAGAATTGGCCAAAGTTGATCCAGCTGTGTCTCTTTTGTGTGAACTCCAAAACACACTAACAAATAAATTGTTTACCACATATGgaacagaagaacaaaagagaaCTTACCTGCCCAGAGTGGCTAAAGACACAGTGAGTCAAAGTCTTACTTTACTTAactattaaaattatattatagTTTAGTAATgttagtggggttttttttttcactgactaATGTGTGACTGCAGCTCTGGAAAATATGTGTGAACTTTGAAACACTGGTTAGAGCTGAGATCTGGGGTGATATAGATACATCCTGTCATCAGTAGCTGAGAGGTAAAAGTGGAAAGGCACTTATtagtttcattaaaatttaatttactgtggAAAAGAACTGTAAAGCAGTTGACTTTGAGAAATGTATAATTACTTAGTGTTTCTATTCTTAATCTCCGTATCTGAAACTCAGTTACTTTCATGCAAtagtttaaaatgtttgaatttAAGAGACTTGTGCTTGTTTATCagcattttcactgcagaattTGTTACCTGTAAAAActacaattcttttttttttccttctcttgacAGATAGGCagtttctgtctttcagaggCTGGGTCTGGCAGTGATGCCTTTTCTCTGAAGACTCGGGCTGAGAAGAAAGGAGACTACTATGTTATCAATGGCTCCAAGATGTGGATTAGCTTAGCAGAAGATGCAGGAGTTTTCTTTGTGATGGCAAATGCAGATCCATCCTCAGTGAGTTGCATCTCAGTGACAGCTGATGTATATGAAACTATGGATTTCGTATTAATAATCTGTGCACCTTTTCCTAGCTGGCAgcaaacctttaaaaatatttcccaacaAAAATTGAGGGCTTGCTGAGCAATTTAATAACTTCCTTCAgccagggaaaataaaaatgccagaaTCATAACTGCTGAGGTGAAGAGCACAGCCTGCATTGGTGATGTTCTGAGTGACAGAAGGACACACAGTCTGAGTCTTTCCAACCCTTCTCAGGGGAACTAAATTGGTACAATTGGTTAAAACATGGTACTGATAACACCAAGGTTGCCGGTTTGATCCCACATGGGTCACTCACTTAAGAtattggacttgatgatccttgtgggtcccttccagctcagaatattctgtgacttaAGTGACAAGTTGCTGTTGTTGAAAGGCAAAATACAGCTTAAGCTGCATGCACTGGAAAACCAAAAAGTATCCTATAGTAAAGGATGTTCAAGTAAAAAATTACCTAGCTGTATACCTGTGTCAAGTTTTGTTAACAGTTTGGATATGGGAAGTAAATTGAGAAGAGTCAACTGCAGACTTTGAAATCTTCTACACCAATATGGTAATTATCAAACACAAAACTAAATTGttcaaaacttttatttttttttaaactccttcCAGTGTCTCTATCTTAAAATTATAACttgaagatatttatttttagaattaaaatttcCTGGTCTGActtaaaaaagaagagggggTTTTCTTTCATTGAACATCATGTTAAACCATAATTACCAGCAGACAAGGGTGCCAGTGCTTTAGTAATACAGTATTAAGCAAGTGTAAAATTTCAGTGTTGGAATGGGATATTTGGACCACTGTTTGGTGATATTGATGTAAAAACCAGcccttgattattttttaattccccCCAGGGATACAAGGGAATTACGTGCTTCGTAGTAGATCGTGACACAGAGGGACTTCACgtggggaagaaggaggacaAGCTGGGAATCAGAGCATCTTCTACCTGCCCAGTGACTTTTGACAACGTGAAGGTATTGTAAGTTCAGCTGTTGAAGCATAATTTGTGTTTGATTGGAACTTGACcgcagaaaaggaaagaatgttAACTAAATTCCCTGTTTTTTATGCCTTAGATTTGGCATATTTTAACTTTTCCCTCCCAGTTCTCGAGGGGGTTCGAGTCTCTAAAATTTTGATGCAGTTTTTCTCAGTCATCAGGTTATAACCACAG
It includes:
- the ACADSB gene encoding short/branched chain specific acyl-CoA dehydrogenase, mitochondrial isoform X2, whose translation is MAAAAGARLWGCAKLTRNIPAFLAPWRFSQCAFRSSKSELKPNLSSDGVVCAPLHTFTEEETMLKNMVTKFAQERVAPFVQKMDENSKMEDSIIQGLFEQGLMSIELGEEYGGTGASFFSTILAVEELAKVDPAVSLLCELQNTLTNKLFTTYGTEEQKRTYLPRVAKDTIGSFCLSEAGSGSDAFSLKTRAEKKGDYYVINGSKMWISLAEDAGVFFVMANADPSSGYKGITCFVVDRDTEGLHVGKKEDKLGIRASSTCPVTFDNVKVPETNILGQVGQGYKYAIGLLNTGRIGIAAQMLGLAQGCFDHTVPYTKERVQFGKSIFDFQVATLTTSKCIEWMGGVGFTKNYPIEKYYRDCKIGTIYEGTSNIQLSTIAKILAQEY
- the ACADSB gene encoding short/branched chain specific acyl-CoA dehydrogenase, mitochondrial isoform X1, whose translation is MAAAAGARLWGCAKLTRNIPAFLAPWRFSQCAFRSSKSELKPNLSSDGVVCAPLHTFTEEETMLKNMVTKFAQERVAPFVQKMDENSKMEDSIIQGLFEQGLMSIELGEEYGGTGASFFSTILAVEELAKVDPAVSLLCELQNTLTNKLFTTYGTEEQKRTYLPRVAKDTIGSFCLSEAGSGSDAFSLKTRAEKKGDYYVINGSKMWISLAEDAGVFFVMANADPSSGYKGITCFVVDRDTEGLHVGKKEDKLGIRASSTCPVTFDNVKVPETNILGQVGQGYKYAIGLLNTGRIGIAAQMLGLAQGCFDHTVPYTKERVQFGKSIFDFQGMQHQIAQVATQLEAARLLTYNAARLAETGRPVVKEASMAKYYAAEVATLTTSKCIEWMGGVGFTKNYPIEKYYRDCKIGTIYEGTSNIQLSTIAKILAQEY